The following proteins are encoded in a genomic region of Musa acuminata AAA Group cultivar baxijiao chromosome BXJ2-11, Cavendish_Baxijiao_AAA, whole genome shotgun sequence:
- the LOC135627525 gene encoding paired amphipathic helix protein Sin3-like 4 codes for MTELGASVLNVHLVSVTFGSENCPFKFTRRNKYEECLNRCEDDRFELDMWLEIATLTVKRVEELLEKIHSHKIEPEINIRIEDHFTSQDLRCLEQLYGDYGLHVVDILRENVSASLPVILTRLKQKLEEGLRMRADLQNDWAEVFVKNHSRALDHRRFYFKQQDPKTLSFKALLAECKLLNEKMDENNHLKSAAGNGHIISNMVFEYTDTEIHDVLYKIITLSSVENCTSKDELDKIMKVWTTFVEPMFGVFSRLQDTEINKETMKHDYKGSVSSSWQSHGAPCARGFSTHLKSGYLFNPSVPQLGKENLKNFEGSQNRKSIAHRTCGEQLEIFDEVYQYNELAAICNCEDGREDGELSPEVHFEENSLLDLEGTVIDKVEVKDGPEGKQYQVCPGESMCDVEAEAKTKVDDVDAVNDGDESSSRHLRNSPNLSETVVDASNNQCDDVGYDVQESSHEHDGEEEGIDHDTKSDEMSVLDIFEGICHPKMTKPLTERAPRVLHHKDRRSRIFYGNTSFYLLFRFHQILYERILSAKTNSSAAEIQLRTLKNTGLPSFYAKFKESLYRFLNHSIDKSKFEDDCYTFVGPQSYLLSTLNILISKLVKQLQAVASNEMDNRFFQLYAYENSRGPGRFSDLVYLQNACVIHDGDIFRFECSLNPTRLSIQLVEHACKESDSTNISPGSDFADYLYNGFLKSVPDIKEMSNVFLRRNMRKCNCDDEHSATCEAMSKIQMINGLQCRMLSSSQALISRFN; via the exons ATGACTGAGCTTGGTGCATCTGTCTTGAATGTTCATCTGGTATCTGTTACTTTTGGAAGTGAGAATTGTCCTTTTAAGTTTACACGCAGGAACAAGTATGAAGAATGCTTAAATAGATGTGAGGATGATAG GTTTGAGCTGGATATGTGGTTAGAGATTGCAACTTTAACTGTCAAGAGAGTGGAGGAGTTACTAGAGAAAATCCACTCTCACAAAATTGAGCCGGAAATCAATATTCGAATTGAAGACCACTTTACTT CTCAAGACTTGAGATGTCTAGAACAGTTGTATGGTGACTATGGACTGCATGTTGTTGATATTCTACGTGAGAACGTGAGTGCTTCATTGCCTGTCATATTGACTCGTTTAAAGCAGAAGCTAGAGGAAGGGTTAAGAATGCGAGCAGACCTTCAAAATGATTGGGCTGAAGTTTTCGTCAAGAACCATTCAAGAGCACTTGACCACCGTAGGTTCTATTTTAAGCAGCAAGATCCAAAGACCCTGAGTTTCAAAG CTTTGTTGGCTGAATGTAAACTACTAAATGAGAAAATGGATGAGAACAATCATCTCAAGAGTGCTGCTGGGAATGGACATATTATATCTAATATGGTATTTGAATATACAGACACAGAAATCCATGATGTACTGTACAAAATTATTACGTTATCAAGTGTTGAAAATTGCACCTCAAAGGATGAGCTGGACAAGATCATGAAGGTATGGACAACATTTGTGGAGCCAATGTTTGGAGTTTTTTCACGGCTCCAGGACACTGAAATTAACAAAGAAACTATGAAACATGATTATAAAGGTAGTGTGTCATCCTCATGGCAAAGCCATGGTGCTCCTTGTGCTAGAGGTTTTTCAACACATCTCAAATCTGGTTACCTTTTCAACCCATCTGTTCCTCAACTtggaaaagaaaatcttaagaatTTTGAG GGATCTCAGAATCGTAAGTCTATTGCGCACAGGACATGTGGTGAACAACTAGAAATTTTTGATGAAGTTTATCAATACAATGAACTTGCTGCCATTTGTAATTGTGAAGATGGAAGAGAAGATGGTGAATTGTCACCTGAAGTACATTTTGAAGAGAATAGCCTTTTAGATCTTGAAGGTACTGTGATTGACAAAGTTGAAGTTAAGGATGGTCCAGAAGGCAAACAATATCAAGTATGTCCTGGAGAATCGATGTGTGATGTTGAGGCAGAGGCGAAGACCAAAGTGGATGATGTCGATGCTGTTAATGATGGTGATGAAAGTTCCTCAAGGCATTTGAGGAACAGCCCAAATTTATCTGAGACAGTTGTAGATGCATCTAACAATCAATGTGATGATGTTGGTTATGATGTCCAGGAATCCTCTCATGAACATGATGGGGAAGAGGAAGGTATagatcatgacaccaagagtgacgAAATGTCTGTTTTAGACATTTTTGAGGGAATTTGTCATCCAAAAATGACAAAACCTCTTACTGAGCGTGCACCTAGAGTATTACATCACAAAGACAGACGATCAAGGATCTTCTATGGCAATACTTCATTCTATTTGCTCTTTAGATTTCACCAG ATATTGTATGAGAGGATACTCTCTGCTAAAACCAATTCATCAGCAGCTGAGATACAATTGAGAACACTGAAGAATACAGGCCTTCCTAGTTTTTACGCCAA ATTTAAAGAATCACTTTACAGATTTCTTAACCATTCTATTGATAAATCAAAGTTTGAAGATGACTGCTATACTTTTGTTGGGCCTCAATCATATTTGCTTTCTACATTGAACATTTTGATATCTAAACTCGTGAAACAG CTACAAGCAGTTGCATCAAATGAGATGGACAATAGGTTTTTTCAGCTCTATGCATATGAAAATTCAAGAGGACCAGGGAGATTCAGTGATTTGGTTTATCTCCAAAATGCTTGTGTCATTCATGATGGGGACATTTTCCGATTTGAATGT TCTCTAAACCCTACACGGTTATCAATCCAGTTGGTGGAACATGCCTGTAAAGAAAGTGACTCAACTAATATTTCTCCAGGCTCTGATTTTGCAGATTACTTGTATAATGGTTTCCTTAAAAGTGTTCCAGATATAAAGGAAATGAGCAATGTTTTTCTACGGAG GAATATGCGTAAGTGTAATTGTGATGATGAACATTCTGCAACTTGCGAGGCCATGAGTAAGATTCAGATGATCAACGGTCTGCAATGCAGGATGCTCAGTTCTTCTCAGGCACTAATCTCAAGATTTAACTAA